From the Chryseobacterium viscerum genome, one window contains:
- a CDS encoding lipid A biosynthesis acyltransferase, with protein MNKWKGKSKGTVLGYRIFVWCIRNIGIRSSYGVLYFVAAYYSLFQKKSNQYILYYFQKRLNYGYWKSKASIFKSYFTFGKVLIDKTAISAGLREKYTYEFDGIENLRNLLAAKKGGVLISAHIGNFEIAEHFFADIDFDCQINLVTTDQEVTVIKEYLESVAVKESNIKFIYVKEDMSHIFEINQALSNNELICFTGDRYFEGSKYLEAELLGKSAKFPAGPFLIASRLGVPVVYVYVMKENNLHYHLYARVAQNIKNRDSQGLLQSYVDNLETMVKKYPLQWFNYFDFWDDID; from the coding sequence ATGAACAAGTGGAAAGGTAAATCTAAAGGAACAGTACTCGGATACAGAATATTCGTCTGGTGTATTAGAAATATCGGGATCAGAAGTTCATATGGTGTGCTGTATTTTGTAGCAGCTTATTACTCACTGTTTCAGAAGAAAAGTAACCAGTATATTCTTTATTATTTTCAAAAAAGACTGAATTACGGATACTGGAAATCCAAAGCCTCTATCTTTAAAAGCTATTTTACCTTCGGAAAAGTTCTGATTGATAAAACTGCTATTTCTGCCGGGCTCAGAGAAAAATATACTTATGAGTTTGACGGCATTGAAAATCTTAGAAATCTTTTAGCCGCTAAAAAAGGAGGCGTTCTCATCAGTGCTCATATCGGTAATTTTGAAATTGCTGAACATTTTTTTGCAGATATCGACTTTGATTGCCAGATCAATCTGGTGACTACAGATCAGGAAGTTACCGTGATTAAAGAATATCTGGAGAGCGTTGCCGTAAAAGAAAGTAATATCAAGTTCATCTATGTAAAAGAAGATATGTCTCATATCTTTGAGATCAATCAGGCTTTGTCTAATAATGAACTGATCTGCTTTACAGGAGACCGTTATTTTGAAGGATCTAAATATCTGGAAGCAGAACTGCTTGGGAAAAGCGCAAAATTTCCGGCTGGTCCGTTTTTGATTGCCTCAAGATTGGGCGTTCCCGTAGTATACGTCTATGTGATGAAAGAGAACAATCTTCATTACCACCTGTATGCAAGAGTGGCCCAGAATATCAAAAATCGTGATTCACAAGGACTTTTACAGTCTTATGTTGATAATCTTGAAACCATGGTGAAAAAATATCCGCTTCAATGGTTTAATTATTTTGATTTTTGGGACGATA